The Klebsiella quasivariicola region GAGTCCATTGGTAAAGAGCGCCGCCCGCTTTCATGGGTGGTTGGCGATCAGGGCGTTTATCGCGCCAATATGCAGTCGGAACGCGAGCGTAAACGCGGCGAACGTATTGCAGTGACCAATCTGCGGACGCCGGACGAGATTTAATTTGCGCCTGCGGGCGGGATTACCACTTCGCAAATCAATCTACAACAGCGCGAAGTCTCGCCCGGCAGTCACCACGGACCTTTTGCAATGGTGAACAATATGACCGATTTAACCGCGCATGACGCCGCACCAGCCTGGCAAACCCGCGATCACCTCGATGACCCAGTGATCGGCGAACTGCGCAACCGCTTTGGGCCGGATGCCTTTACCGTTCAGCCTACCCGTACCGGCGTACCGGTGGTATGGGTGAAGCGTGAACAGCTGCTTGAGGTGGGGGATTTCCTGAAGAAATTGCCGAAGCCTTACGTGATGCTGTTTGACCTGCACGGCATGGACGAACGTCTGCGCACGCACCGCGATGGCCTGCCCGCCGCGGATTTTTCCGTTTTCTATCATCTGATTTCCATCGACCGCAACCGCGACATCATGCTCAAGGTGGCGCTGTCAGAAAACGATCTGCATCTGCCGACTTTCACCAAACTGTTCCCTAACGCCAACTGGTATGAGCGTGAAACCTGGGAAATGTTTGGCATTACCTTCGATGGTCACCCGAACCTGCGCCGCATCATGATGCCGCCGACCTGGGAAGGCCACCCGCTGCGTAAAGACTACCCGGCGCGCGCCACCGAATTCGATCCGTTTGAGCTGACCAAAGCCAAGCAGGATCTGGAGATGGAAGCGTTAACCTTCAAGCCGGAAGAGTGGGGCATGAAGCGCGGGACCGAAAACGAGGACTTTATGTTCCTCAACCTTGGCCCGAACCACCCCTCCGCCCACGGTGCGTTCCGCATTATCCTGCAGCTGGACGGCGAAGAGATCGTCGACTGCGTGCCGGATATCGGCTATCACCATCGCGGCGCCGAGAAGATGGGCGAGCGTCAGTCCTGGCACAGCTATATCCCGTACACTGATCGTATCGAATACCTCGGCGGCTGCGTCAACGAGATGCCGTACGTGCTGGCGGTGGAAAAACTGGCCGGGATCACCGTGCCGGATCGCGTCAACGTGATCCGTGTGATGCTCTCCGAACTGTTCCGTATTAACAGCCACCTGCTGTATATCTCGACCTTTATTCAGGACGTCGGCGCGATGACGCCGGTCTTCTTCGCCTTTACCGACCGTCAGAAAATCTACGATCTGGTGGAAGCGATTACCGGTTTCCGTATGCACCCGGCGTGGTTCCGCATCGGCGGCGTCGCCCACGATCTGCCGCGTGGCTGGGATCGTCTGCTGCGTGAATTCCTCGAGTGGATGCCGAAGCGTCTCGACTCTTATGAGAAAGCCGCCCTGCGCAACACCATTCTGAAAGGCCGTTCCGTCGGCGTGGCCGCCTACACCGCGAAAGAAGCGCTGGAATGGGGCACCACCGGCGCAGGCCTGCGCGCCACCGGTATCGGCTTCGACGTGCGTAAATGGCGTCCTTACTCTGGTTATGAAAACTTCGACTTCGAAGTCCCGACCGGCGGTGGCGTTTCTGACTGCTACACCCGCGTGATGCTGAAAGTCGAAGAACTGCGCCAGAGCCTGCGCATTCTTCAGCAGTGCCTCGACAATATGCCGGAAGGCCCGTTCAAAGCGGATCACCCGCTGACGACGCCGCCGCCGAAAGAGCGCACGCTGCAGCATATCGAAACCCTGATCACCCACTTCCTGCAGGTATCGTGGGGCCCGGTGATGCCGGCCAACGAGTCCTTCCAGATGATTGAGGCGACCAAAGGGATTAACAGTTACTACCTGACCAGCGACGGCAGCACCATGAGCTACCGTACCCGCGTCCGTACGCCGAGCTTTGCGCACCTGCAGCAAATCCCGTCGGCTATTCGCGGCAGCCTGGTATCCGACCTGATTGTCTATCTGGGTAGTATCGATTTTGTTATGTCAGACGTGGACCGCTAATTATGCACGAGAATCAACAACCACAAACCGAGGCTTTTGAGCTGAGTGCGGCAGAGCGTGAGGCTATTAAGCACGAGAAGCACCACTACGAAGACCCGCGTGCGGCGTCCATCGAAGCGCTGAAAATCGTTCAGAAACAGCGCGGCTGGGTGCCGGATGGCGCGATCTATGCGATCGCCGATGTGCTGGGGATCCCGGCGAGCGACGTCGAAGGCGTGGCAACATTTTACAGCCAGATTTTCCGTCAGCCGGTTGGCCGTCACGTGATCCGCTACTGCGACAGCGTGGTGTGCCACATCACCGGTTATCAGGGTATTCAGGCTGCGATTGAGAAGAAGCTGAATATTAAGCCAGGGCAGACCACCTTTGACGGCCGCTTCACGCTGCTGCCGACCTGCTGCCTGGGCAACTGCGACAAGGGACCGACCATGATGATCGATGAGGACACTCACAGTCATCTGACGCCGGAGGCAATTCCTGACCTGCTGGAGCAGTACAAATGAAAACCGTAATTCGTACTGCGGAAACGCATCCGCTCACCTGGCGTCTGCGCGACGACAAGCAGCCGGTATGGCTGGACGAGTATCGCAGCAAAAATGGCTACGAAGGGGCGCGTAAAGCCCTGACCGGGATGGCGCCGGATGAAATCGTCACGGCGGTAAAAGACGCTGGCCTGAAAGGGCGCGGCGGCGCAGGCTTCTCCACGGGTCTGAAGTGGAGCCTGATGCCGAAAGACGAATCCATGAACATCCGTTACCTGCTGTGTAACGCCGATGAAATGGAGCCGGGTACCTATAAAGACCGTCTGCTGATGGAGCAGCTGCCGCACCTGCTGGTGGAAGGCATGCTGATCTCCGCGTTTGCGCTGAAAGCGTACCGCGGCTACATCTTCCTGCGCGGCGAATATATTGAAGCGGCACAGCATCTGCGTCGCGCGATTGCCGAAGCCACTGAAGCGGGCCTGTTGGGCAAAAACATCCTCGGCACCGGGTTTGACTTCGAACTGTTTGTCCACACCGGGGCAGGGCGCTATATCTGTGGTGAAGAGACAGCGCTGATCAACTCCCTCGAAGGCCGCCGCGCCAACCCGCGCTCCAAGCCGCCGTTCCCGGCGAGCTCCGGCGTGTGGGGCAAGCCGACCTGCGTCAACAACGTGGAAACCCTGTGCAACGTGCCGGCGATCCTCGCCAACGGCGTCGAGTGGTACCAGAACATTTCCACCAGCAAAGATGCTGGCACCAAGCTGATGGGCTTCTCCGGCCGGGTGAAGAATCCGGGCGTCTGGGAGCTGCCGTTCGGCACCACCGCGCGTGAGATCCTCGAAGATTACGCCGGCGGCATGCGCGATGGCCTGAAGTTTAAAGCCTGGCAACCGGGCGGGGCAGGGACCGACTTCCTCACCGAAGCGCACCTCGATCTGCCGATGGAGTTTGAAAGCATTGGTAAAGCGGGCAGCCGTCTGGGCACCTCGCTGGCGATGGCCGTTGACCACGAGATCAACATGGTCTCGCTGGTGCGCAACCTTGAAGAGTTCTTTGCCCGCGAGTCCTGCGGCTGGTGTACGCCGTGCCGCGATGGTCTGCCGTGGAGCGTGAAGATCCTGCGCGCCCTGGAGCGCGGCGAAGGCCAGCCTGGCGATATCGAAACGCTTGAGCAACTGTGTCGATTCCTGGGCCCGGGTAAAACCTTCTGCGCGCACGCGCCGGGTGCGGTCGAACCGCTACAGAGCGCGATTAAATATTTCCGCGAAGAATTCGAGGCTGGCATTAAGCAGCAGTTCAGCAATACCCATGCAATCAACGGGATTCAGCCGAACCTGCTTAAGACGCGCTGGTAATCAAAGGTTTTTTATTTTTGGAAGCACGCAAATGGCTACGATTCATGTAGACGGCAAAGAATACGAGGTCAACGGGGCGGACAACCTGCTAGAGGCTTGTCTCTCTCTTGGTCTTGATATTCCCTACTTTTGCTGGCACCCGGCGCTAGGGAGCGTCGGTGCTTGCCGCCAGTGTGCGGTGAAGCAATATCAGAACGCGGAAGACACGCGTGGTCGCCTGGTGATGTCCTGTATGACTCCGGCATCCGACGGCACCTTTATTTCTATCGACGACGGCGAAGCGAAGCAGTTCCGCGAAAGCGTGGTGGAGTGGTTGATGACTAACCACCCGCACGATTGCCCGGTCTGCGAAGAGGGTGGCAACTGCCACCTGCAGGATATGACGGTGATGACCGGCCATAGCTTCCGCCGCTATCGTTTCATCAAACGTACCCACCGTAATCAGGATCTGGGGCCGTTTATTTCGCACGAAATGAACCGCTGCATCGCCTGCTACCGCTGCGTGCGCTACTACAAAGATTATGCCGACGGCACCGACCTGGGCGTCTATGGCGCGCACGACAACGTCTACTTCGGTCGCCCGGAAGATGGCACCCTGGAAAGCGAGTTCTCCGGCAACCTGGTGGAAGTCTGCCCGACCGGCGTCTTCACCGACAAAACGCACTCCGAGCGTTACAACCGTAAGTGGGACATGCAGTTTGCGCCGAGCATCTGCCAGCAGTGTTCCATCGGCTGCAACATCAGCCCGGGCGAACGCTATGGCGAGCTGCGTCGTATCGAAAACCGCTATAACGGGACCGTTAACCGCTACTTCCTCTGCGACCGCGGTCGCTTCGGCTATGGCTATGTCAACCTGAAAGACCGTCCGCGTCAGCCGGTGCAGCGCCGCGGCGACGATCTGATCACTCTCAACGCCGAGCAGGCGATGCAGGGCGCGGCAGATATCCTGCGCCAGTCGAAGAAAGTGATCGGTATTGGCTCCCCGCGCGCCAGCATCGAAAGCAACTTTGCGCTGCGTGAGCTGGTGGGCGCCGACAACTTCTATACCGGCATCGCTAAAGGCGAACAAGCGCGCCTGCAGATGATGCTCAAAGTGCTGCGTGAAGGTGGGGTCCATACCCCAAGCCTGCGCGATATCGAATCCTACGATGCGGTACTGGTGCTGGGCGAAGACATTACCCAGACCGGCGCGCGCGTGGCCCTGGCAGTCCGCCAGGCGGTGAAAGGGAAAGCACGCGAAATGGCAGCGGCGCAGAAAGTAGCCGACTGGCAGATCGCCGCGATCCTCAACATCGGGCAGCGCGCCAAGCACCCGTTATTCGTCACCAACATCGATGACACCCGCCTGGATGACATTGCCGCGTGGACCTACCGCGCGCCGGTGGAAGATCAGGCGCGTCTGGGCTTCGCTATCGCCCATGCGCTGGATGACAGCGCGCCGGCGGTTGATGGCCTGAGCCAGGACCTGAAGGGTAAGGTTGACGTGATTGTCCAGGCGCTGGCCGGAGCGAAAAAACCACTGATTATCTCCGGAACCAACGCCGGCAGCATGGAGATCATCCAGGCCGCCGCTAACGTGGCGAAAGCGTTGAAGGGCCGCGGCGCCGATGTTGGGGTGACCATGGTCGCCCGCGCGGTGAACAGCGTCGGTCTGGGCATGATCGGCGGCGGCTCGCTTGAAGAGGCGCTGGACGAACTGGAAAGCGGCGCCGCGGACGCGGTTATCGTGCTGGAAAACGACCTGCACCGTCATGCTTCCGCCGCGCGCGTCGACGCAGCGCTGGCGAAAGCCCCGCTGGTGATGGTGGTTGACCATCAGCGCACCGCGATTATGGACAAAGCGCACCTGGTGCTCTCTGCGGCAAGCTTTGCGGAAAGCGACGGTACGGTGGTTAACAACGAAGGCCGCGCTCAGCGTTTCTTCCAGGTTTACGATCCGGCTTACTACGACGCGAAAACCGTGATGCTGGAAAGCTGGCGCTGGCTGCATTCGCTGCACAGCACCGTCAACAACCGTCAGGTTGACTGGACGCAGCTGGACCACGTCATCGATGCCGCGATTGCCGCGCTGCCGCAGCTGGCGGGCATTAAAGATGCCGCGCCGGATGCGACCTTCCGCATTCGCGGGCAGAAGCTGGCGCGTGAACCGCACCGCTACAGCGGCCGCACGGCGATGCGCGCGAACATCAGCGTGCACGAGCCGCGTCAGCCGCAGGATAAAGACACCATGTTCGCCTTCTCCATGGAAGGGAACAACCAGCCGTCCGCGCCGCGTTCGCAGATCCCGTTCGCCTGGGCGCCGGGCTGGAACTCCCCGCAGGCATGGAACAAGTTCCAGGATGAAGTGGGCGGCAAACTGCGCCACGGCGATCCGGGCGTGCGTCTGTTTGAAGCGTCCGCCAGCGGGCTGGAGTATTTCACCGCGGTGCCGGCCGGCTTCCAGGCCGAAGAAGGGAAATGGCGTATCGCGCCGTACTACCATCTGTTTGGCAGCGATGAGCTGTCTCAGCGTGCGCCGGTGTTCCAGAGCCGGATGCCTGAGCCGTACATCAAGCTGAACCCGGCGGATGCCGCGAAGCTTGGCGTTAACGCCGGGGCAATGCTCTCCTTTAGCGTGGAAGGCCAGACCCTGCGTTTGCCGCTGGTTATCTCTGAAGGGCTGACCGCAGGACAGGTTGGCTTACCGATGGGCATGCCGGGCATTGCGCCGGTGCTGACCGGATCGCGTATTGATTCACTGCAGGAGGCGAAAGCATGAGCTGGTTAACACCGGATCTTATCGACATTCTGTTAAGCATCCTGAAGGCCGTGGTCATTCTGCTGGTGGTCGTCACCTGTGGCGCGTTCATGAGCTTCGGCGAGCGTCGTCTGCTCGGTCTGTTCCAGAACCGCTACGGGCCTAACCGCGTGGGCTGGGGCGGTTCGCTGCAGCTGGTCGCCGACATGATCAAGATGTTCTTTAAAGAGGACTGGATCCCGCGCTTCTCCGATCGGGTGATCTTTACTCTGGCGCCGGTTATCGCCTTTACCTCGCTGCTGCTGGCTTTCGCTATTGTACCAGTGAGCCCGACCTGGGTGGTCGCCGACCTGAACATCGGTATTCTGTTCTTCCTGATGATGGCAGGTCTGGCGGTTTACGCAGTCCTGTTCGCCGGCTGGTCGAGCAACAACAAATACTCGCTGCTGGGGGCGATGCGTGCATCTGCGCAGACCCTGAGCTACGAAGTGTTTCTCGGTCTCTCCCTGATGGGCGTGGTGGCGCAGGCGGGGTCATTCAACATGACCGATATCGTCAACAACCAGGCGCATCTGTGGAACGTCATCCCGCAGTTCTTTGGCTTCGTGACTTTCGCCATCGCCGGCGTGGCGGTGTGTCACCGTCACCCGTTCGACCAGCCGGAAGCGGAGCAGGAACTGGCCGATGGTTACCACATTGAATATTCCGGTATGAAATTCGGTCTGTTCTTCGTCGGTGAATACATCGGTATCGTCACCGTTTCAGCGCTGATCGTCACGCTGTTCTTCGGCGGCTGGAATGGCCCGTGGTTACCTCCTTTCATCTGGTTCGCGCTGAAAACCGCGTTCTTCATGATGATGTTCATTTTGATCCGCGCATCATTACCGCGTCCGCGCTATGACCAGGTAATGTCCTTTGGCTGGAAGGTATGCCTGCCGTTAACGCTGGTCAACTTGTTGGTAACGGCGGCTGTCATTCTCTGGCAGGCGCAATAAGGGGTGAATTGAACATGACCTTAAAAGAATTATTGGTGGGGTTCGGCACCCAGGTCCGCAGTATCTGGATGATTGGCCTGCATGCCTTCGCCAAACGTGAAACCCGGATGTACCCGGAAGAGCCGGTCTATCTGCCGCCGCGCTATCGCGGCCGCATCGTGCTGACCAGCGATCCGGACGGTGCAGAGCGCTGCGTCGCCTGTAACCTGTGTGCGGTAGCCTGCCCGGTGGGCTGTATCTCGCTGCAGAAAGCAGAGACGGTAGACGGGCGCTGGTACCCGGAGTTCTTCCGCATCAACTTCTCACGCTGCATTTTCTGCGGCCTGTGCGAAGAGGCGTGCCCGACCACGGCGATCCAGTTGACCCCGGACTTCGAGCTGGGTGAATACAAGCGTCAGGATCTGGTGTACGAAAAAGAGGATCTGCTGATTTCCGGTCCGGGCAAATACCCGGAATATAACTTCTACCGGATGGCGGGTATGGCAATCGACGGCAAAGATAAGGGCGAAGCGGAAAACGAAGCTAAGCCAATCGACGTCAAGAGCCTGTTACCGTAAGGAGAGGGGCAATGGAATTCGCTTTTTATATCTGTGGCCTGATAGCCATCCTCGCAACCTTGCGGGTCGTCACCCACACCAATCCGGTGCACGCGCTGCTGTACCTGATTATTTCGCTGCTGGCGATTGCCGGGGTGTTCTTCTCGCTGGGCGCGTACTTCGCCGGTGCGCTGGAAATCATCGTTTACGCCGGGGCCATCATGGTGCTGTTCGTGTTCGTGGTGATGATGCTCAACCTGGGCGGCACCGAGATCGAACAGGAACGCAAATGGCTGCAGCCGGGGATCTGGATTGGCCCGGCCATCCTCTCCGCGGTGCTGCTGGTGGTTATCGTTTACGCCATCCTGGGCATCAATGACCAGGGTATCGACGGCGCGGCGATCAACGCTAAAGAAGTCGGTATTGCGCTGTTTGGGCCGTACGTCCTGGCGGTGGAGCTGGCCTCCATGCTGCTGCTGGCGGGCCTGGTGGTCGCCTTCCACATTGGCCGCGAAGAGCGCGCCGGCGAGGTGCTGAGCAACCGCGTGAACGACAGCGACAAACGAAAAACGGAGGAACACGCATGATCCCCTTAACACATGGACTGATCCTCGCGGCCATCCTGTTTGTGCTTGGTCTCACGGGGCTGGTGATCCGCCGCAATCTGCTGTTTATGTTGATTAGCCTGGAAATCATGATTAACGCCGCCGCGCTGGCCTTTGTGGTGGCGGGTAGCTACTGGGGCCAGGCAGATGGTCAGATAATGTATATCCTCGCCATCAGCCTCGCGGCTGCGGAAGCGAGTATCGGCCTGGCGCTGCTGCTGCAGCTCCATCGTCGCCGCCAGAACCTGAACATCGATTCAGTAAGTGAGTTGCGTGGATGAACATGCTTGCCTTAACCATTCTTTTGCCATTGATTGGCTTTGTGCTGCTGGCCTTCTCCCGCGGACGCTGGTCGGAAAACCTTTCCGCCACCGTTGGCATGGGGTCGGTAGGCCTGGCGGCGCTGGTCACCGCGTACGTTGGCGTTGACTTTTTCGCTAACGGCAAACAGGCGGTCAGCGTACCGCTGTGGACCTGGATGTCGGTCGGAGATTTCAATATCGGTTTCAACCTGGTGC contains the following coding sequences:
- the nuoC gene encoding NADH-quinone oxidoreductase subunit C/D produces the protein MVNNMTDLTAHDAAPAWQTRDHLDDPVIGELRNRFGPDAFTVQPTRTGVPVVWVKREQLLEVGDFLKKLPKPYVMLFDLHGMDERLRTHRDGLPAADFSVFYHLISIDRNRDIMLKVALSENDLHLPTFTKLFPNANWYERETWEMFGITFDGHPNLRRIMMPPTWEGHPLRKDYPARATEFDPFELTKAKQDLEMEALTFKPEEWGMKRGTENEDFMFLNLGPNHPSAHGAFRIILQLDGEEIVDCVPDIGYHHRGAEKMGERQSWHSYIPYTDRIEYLGGCVNEMPYVLAVEKLAGITVPDRVNVIRVMLSELFRINSHLLYISTFIQDVGAMTPVFFAFTDRQKIYDLVEAITGFRMHPAWFRIGGVAHDLPRGWDRLLREFLEWMPKRLDSYEKAALRNTILKGRSVGVAAYTAKEALEWGTTGAGLRATGIGFDVRKWRPYSGYENFDFEVPTGGGVSDCYTRVMLKVEELRQSLRILQQCLDNMPEGPFKADHPLTTPPPKERTLQHIETLITHFLQVSWGPVMPANESFQMIEATKGINSYYLTSDGSTMSYRTRVRTPSFAHLQQIPSAIRGSLVSDLIVYLGSIDFVMSDVDR
- the nuoE gene encoding NADH-quinone oxidoreductase subunit NuoE; translated protein: MHENQQPQTEAFELSAAEREAIKHEKHHYEDPRAASIEALKIVQKQRGWVPDGAIYAIADVLGIPASDVEGVATFYSQIFRQPVGRHVIRYCDSVVCHITGYQGIQAAIEKKLNIKPGQTTFDGRFTLLPTCCLGNCDKGPTMMIDEDTHSHLTPEAIPDLLEQYK
- the nuoF gene encoding NADH-quinone oxidoreductase subunit NuoF — protein: MKTVIRTAETHPLTWRLRDDKQPVWLDEYRSKNGYEGARKALTGMAPDEIVTAVKDAGLKGRGGAGFSTGLKWSLMPKDESMNIRYLLCNADEMEPGTYKDRLLMEQLPHLLVEGMLISAFALKAYRGYIFLRGEYIEAAQHLRRAIAEATEAGLLGKNILGTGFDFELFVHTGAGRYICGEETALINSLEGRRANPRSKPPFPASSGVWGKPTCVNNVETLCNVPAILANGVEWYQNISTSKDAGTKLMGFSGRVKNPGVWELPFGTTAREILEDYAGGMRDGLKFKAWQPGGAGTDFLTEAHLDLPMEFESIGKAGSRLGTSLAMAVDHEINMVSLVRNLEEFFARESCGWCTPCRDGLPWSVKILRALERGEGQPGDIETLEQLCRFLGPGKTFCAHAPGAVEPLQSAIKYFREEFEAGIKQQFSNTHAINGIQPNLLKTRW
- the nuoG gene encoding NADH-quinone oxidoreductase subunit NuoG; amino-acid sequence: MATIHVDGKEYEVNGADNLLEACLSLGLDIPYFCWHPALGSVGACRQCAVKQYQNAEDTRGRLVMSCMTPASDGTFISIDDGEAKQFRESVVEWLMTNHPHDCPVCEEGGNCHLQDMTVMTGHSFRRYRFIKRTHRNQDLGPFISHEMNRCIACYRCVRYYKDYADGTDLGVYGAHDNVYFGRPEDGTLESEFSGNLVEVCPTGVFTDKTHSERYNRKWDMQFAPSICQQCSIGCNISPGERYGELRRIENRYNGTVNRYFLCDRGRFGYGYVNLKDRPRQPVQRRGDDLITLNAEQAMQGAADILRQSKKVIGIGSPRASIESNFALRELVGADNFYTGIAKGEQARLQMMLKVLREGGVHTPSLRDIESYDAVLVLGEDITQTGARVALAVRQAVKGKAREMAAAQKVADWQIAAILNIGQRAKHPLFVTNIDDTRLDDIAAWTYRAPVEDQARLGFAIAHALDDSAPAVDGLSQDLKGKVDVIVQALAGAKKPLIISGTNAGSMEIIQAAANVAKALKGRGADVGVTMVARAVNSVGLGMIGGGSLEEALDELESGAADAVIVLENDLHRHASAARVDAALAKAPLVMVVDHQRTAIMDKAHLVLSAASFAESDGTVVNNEGRAQRFFQVYDPAYYDAKTVMLESWRWLHSLHSTVNNRQVDWTQLDHVIDAAIAALPQLAGIKDAAPDATFRIRGQKLAREPHRYSGRTAMRANISVHEPRQPQDKDTMFAFSMEGNNQPSAPRSQIPFAWAPGWNSPQAWNKFQDEVGGKLRHGDPGVRLFEASASGLEYFTAVPAGFQAEEGKWRIAPYYHLFGSDELSQRAPVFQSRMPEPYIKLNPADAAKLGVNAGAMLSFSVEGQTLRLPLVISEGLTAGQVGLPMGMPGIAPVLTGSRIDSLQEAKA
- the nuoH gene encoding NADH-quinone oxidoreductase subunit NuoH, which encodes MSWLTPDLIDILLSILKAVVILLVVVTCGAFMSFGERRLLGLFQNRYGPNRVGWGGSLQLVADMIKMFFKEDWIPRFSDRVIFTLAPVIAFTSLLLAFAIVPVSPTWVVADLNIGILFFLMMAGLAVYAVLFAGWSSNNKYSLLGAMRASAQTLSYEVFLGLSLMGVVAQAGSFNMTDIVNNQAHLWNVIPQFFGFVTFAIAGVAVCHRHPFDQPEAEQELADGYHIEYSGMKFGLFFVGEYIGIVTVSALIVTLFFGGWNGPWLPPFIWFALKTAFFMMMFILIRASLPRPRYDQVMSFGWKVCLPLTLVNLLVTAAVILWQAQ
- the nuoI gene encoding NADH-quinone oxidoreductase subunit NuoI → MTLKELLVGFGTQVRSIWMIGLHAFAKRETRMYPEEPVYLPPRYRGRIVLTSDPDGAERCVACNLCAVACPVGCISLQKAETVDGRWYPEFFRINFSRCIFCGLCEEACPTTAIQLTPDFELGEYKRQDLVYEKEDLLISGPGKYPEYNFYRMAGMAIDGKDKGEAENEAKPIDVKSLLP
- the nuoJ gene encoding NADH-quinone oxidoreductase subunit J, which translates into the protein MEFAFYICGLIAILATLRVVTHTNPVHALLYLIISLLAIAGVFFSLGAYFAGALEIIVYAGAIMVLFVFVVMMLNLGGTEIEQERKWLQPGIWIGPAILSAVLLVVIVYAILGINDQGIDGAAINAKEVGIALFGPYVLAVELASMLLLAGLVVAFHIGREERAGEVLSNRVNDSDKRKTEEHA
- the nuoK gene encoding NADH-quinone oxidoreductase subunit NuoK, encoding MIPLTHGLILAAILFVLGLTGLVIRRNLLFMLISLEIMINAAALAFVVAGSYWGQADGQIMYILAISLAAAEASIGLALLLQLHRRRQNLNIDSVSELRG